A genome region from Leptonema illini DSM 21528 includes the following:
- the queA gene encoding tRNA preQ1(34) S-adenosylmethionine ribosyltransferase-isomerase QueA — MDLHPFHFELPDELIARYPVTPPDSARLLHLTAHGAPSHHIFRELPDLLRDGDVLVFNRTKVSRRRLFLKRESGAQIEVLFLEQLEHPSIWRCMARKAGRLKTGEILVQGDVSFEVVGREGPLTVLAARSENQYAWETDEDAEHFFETSGQPPIPPYLNRPAEKIDYDRYQTIFAQKTGSVAAPTAGLHFTPELMRRLEQRYEIAYVDLTIGYGTFAPLQEEHFAAKRLHTERFVIPPETAKLLSSIGVGDTERSDRRHSAEATRRRCVAVGTTTLRALESALRQKGQIQAGSYETDIFLHPPDRIESCQALITNFHLPASSLFLLVCAFGGTERLRQAYAIAIENRYRFYSYGDAMLLEAP, encoded by the coding sequence GTGGATCTTCATCCCTTTCACTTCGAGCTGCCCGATGAGTTGATCGCCCGCTATCCGGTCACGCCGCCCGATTCCGCACGTCTTCTTCACCTGACCGCTCACGGCGCCCCTTCCCATCATATCTTTCGCGAGCTGCCCGACCTGCTTCGCGACGGCGATGTACTCGTCTTCAATCGAACGAAGGTCTCGCGACGCCGCCTCTTCTTAAAGAGGGAATCCGGAGCACAGATCGAGGTGCTGTTTCTCGAACAGTTAGAGCATCCGTCGATATGGCGCTGCATGGCCAGGAAGGCCGGACGTCTGAAGACAGGCGAGATCCTTGTCCAGGGCGACGTCTCCTTCGAGGTCGTCGGCCGCGAAGGCCCGCTCACCGTTCTTGCCGCACGGAGCGAGAACCAATACGCCTGGGAAACGGATGAGGATGCCGAGCACTTCTTCGAGACCAGCGGGCAACCGCCCATCCCCCCGTATCTGAACAGACCGGCAGAGAAGATAGATTACGACCGCTACCAGACCATTTTTGCGCAGAAGACCGGCTCCGTCGCTGCCCCGACTGCAGGCCTGCACTTCACTCCGGAGCTGATGCGCAGACTTGAGCAGCGCTACGAGATCGCCTATGTCGATCTGACGATCGGCTACGGCACCTTTGCTCCGTTGCAGGAAGAACACTTCGCCGCGAAAAGACTGCATACTGAGAGATTTGTTATCCCTCCCGAAACGGCGAAGCTGCTGTCCAGCATCGGAGTCGGCGATACAGAGCGTTCCGATCGACGGCATTCCGCCGAAGCCACCAGACGCAGATGCGTGGCCGTCGGCACGACAACACTGCGCGCCCTTGAGTCCGCCCTGCGTCAGAAAGGACAGATCCAGGCCGGAAGCTACGAAACCGACATCTTCCTGCATCCGCCCGACCGCATTGAGAGCTGCCAGGCGTTGATCACCAACTTCCATCTGCCCGCCTCATCGCTCTTTCTGCTTGTCTGCGCCTTCGGAGGCACGGAGCGTCTGCGTCAGGCCTATGCCATCGCCATTGAGAATCGGTATCGCTTCTATAGCTACGGTGATGCGATGCTTCTTGAAGCGCCCTGA
- a CDS encoding alkene reductase yields MKALDIASPEAVETGTLFSSYALGNIELKNRIVMAPMTRSRSPENIPGDLVATYYGQRAGAGLIITEGTSPSVNGVGYARIPGIFSTAQVEGWKKVTSAVHAKGGRIFLQMMHTGRIGHPANLPEGGRVLAPSAVRAAGEIWTDTEGMQPHPEPVAMTDNDIAVTIEEFASAAENAIAAGFDGVELHAANGYLLEQFLNPATNQRSDDYGGDAFRRNRFVLEVARRVVERIGGARTGIRLSPGGVFNGVQGIYDGMTEQYSRLASSLAALGLVYIHFVDHSAQGAPVPPKETVDAIRTSFRENGGSTLILSGGYDRSRAEEDLSVGSGELVAFGRPFIANPDLPVRLLKAAPLAELKPELLYTPGAEGYTDYSSLQE; encoded by the coding sequence ATGAAAGCATTGGATATTGCAAGCCCAGAAGCCGTTGAGACGGGAACACTCTTCTCGTCCTACGCGCTTGGGAATATCGAACTCAAGAACCGCATCGTCATGGCGCCTATGACCCGCTCTCGTTCCCCTGAGAACATACCGGGCGACCTTGTTGCGACCTACTACGGGCAGAGGGCCGGCGCCGGACTCATCATCACTGAAGGGACGTCTCCCTCTGTAAACGGAGTGGGATACGCACGCATTCCTGGCATCTTCTCGACCGCGCAGGTCGAAGGCTGGAAGAAGGTAACGTCAGCCGTACACGCAAAAGGCGGGCGCATCTTTTTACAGATGATGCATACGGGGCGCATCGGTCATCCGGCAAACCTGCCTGAAGGCGGGCGTGTGCTCGCTCCGTCTGCGGTTCGCGCCGCCGGCGAGATCTGGACCGATACCGAAGGTATGCAGCCGCATCCCGAGCCTGTCGCTATGACGGATAACGATATAGCGGTCACTATCGAAGAGTTCGCCTCTGCGGCCGAGAATGCGATCGCCGCCGGCTTTGATGGCGTAGAGCTGCATGCAGCGAACGGCTATCTGCTGGAGCAGTTTCTCAATCCGGCAACGAATCAGCGATCCGACGACTACGGCGGGGATGCATTTCGCAGGAATCGCTTTGTGCTTGAGGTGGCCCGCCGTGTTGTCGAACGCATCGGAGGCGCAAGGACAGGCATCCGTCTTTCACCGGGAGGCGTTTTTAATGGTGTGCAGGGCATTTATGATGGCATGACCGAACAGTATAGCCGGCTTGCCTCTTCGCTGGCGGCCCTCGGGCTTGTGTATATCCATTTTGTCGATCATTCGGCCCAGGGAGCGCCCGTTCCTCCGAAAGAAACGGTGGATGCGATCCGCACGTCGTTCCGAGAGAACGGAGGCAGCACGCTCATTCTTTCCGGTGGTTATGATCGCTCACGTGCAGAAGAAGATCTGAGTGTCGGATCAGGCGAACTGGTGGCCTTCGGCCGTCCCTTTATCGCCAATCCCGATCTGCCGGTACGTCTGCTGAAAGCGGCCCCTCTTGCAGAGTTGAAGCCTGAGCTGCTTTATACGCCGGGGGCTGAGGGTTATACGGATTATTCTTCGCTGCAGGAATGA
- a CDS encoding MarR family winged helix-turn-helix transcriptional regulator, with protein sequence MGGQYGESSRERNVQEFWSSFSKAYDVVSRHLSKNLDGLTLPQFEIMRIISEQGPLCQTEIARCALRSGPGMTSLLDALERSGLIARTRREDDRRYIVVELTQQGVDRLDRARPGFARSLTALFEHLPDEDLRKAAGICRRIAPWHPHESAVESGSRESE encoded by the coding sequence ATGGGCGGGCAGTATGGAGAAAGCTCTCGCGAGCGGAATGTGCAGGAGTTCTGGTCGAGTTTTTCAAAGGCCTATGATGTCGTATCAAGGCATCTATCAAAGAATCTCGATGGACTCACACTGCCTCAGTTTGAGATCATGAGAATCATAAGCGAGCAGGGGCCGCTCTGTCAGACCGAGATTGCCCGTTGCGCCCTTCGAAGCGGGCCGGGTATGACGTCACTGCTGGATGCTCTGGAACGATCCGGCCTTATCGCCCGAACCAGACGCGAAGATGATCGGCGGTACATCGTTGTAGAGCTGACACAACAGGGGGTCGACCGCCTGGACCGGGCCCGACCGGGCTTTGCTCGTTCGCTTACGGCTCTTTTTGAGCACCTACCAGATGAGGATCTCAGAAAAGCGGCCGGTATCTGCCGTCGTATCGCTCCCTGGCATCCGCATGAAAGTGCCGTCGAGAGCGGGTCGCGGGAATCGGAGTAG
- a CDS encoding M3 family metallopeptidase produces the protein MANPLIDELLPYVPFHKLKAGDFLPALQHFRKVAEERLAAIRANTGAADFENTILAIETSAEELAEVSSAYYVLFSAEATSEIQAIAGEVSSFLADFSSDLFLDAKLFERVKAVKETEAGVDTAEKHRLLDLTYRNYRRNGALLSEEKKEKLRGIDRELSQLAPVFSEHVLRATNAFTLYLERDDQVDGLPETVLEQAAARANKEGKQGWVFTLQYPDYMPFMTYCKDRSLRETMYRAFRGRGLDAATDNRPVIKDILRLRHERATLLGFETHADYVLEERMAGNRQTVTDFLEDLLVKVHPAAQKELEELRHFAAAKGCDDLQPWDLRYFSEQLKKERYDFDQESLRVYFPLDKVLDGLFEVARRLYGLSLKERTDVPVYHEEVRVFEVSDGSEQVGLFYMDLFPRETKKSGAWMTSIREQGLCRGKVERPHVGIVCNFTRSSQSKPSLLTLDEVRTLYHEFGHALHGLLSNVIYRSLAGTNVYWDFVELPSQIMENWTREREALDIFARHYETDEAIPSDLLKRLKAAETFQAGMQFLTQLNYGLLDMAYHTTPPGMVSDIQSFETQATQRSTILPDPEGLCISTGFSHIFAGGYSAGYYSYKWAEVLEADAFELFREKGIFDAGTARAFRQNILERGNSEHPMDLYIRFRGRAPDPDALLRRDGLVA, from the coding sequence ATGGCGAACCCTCTGATAGACGAACTCTTACCGTATGTACCGTTTCATAAGTTGAAGGCTGGCGATTTTCTGCCGGCGCTACAGCATTTTCGCAAGGTCGCAGAGGAGCGCCTCGCGGCCATCCGCGCGAATACAGGCGCTGCGGATTTCGAGAATACGATTCTCGCCATTGAGACCTCAGCGGAAGAGCTTGCCGAAGTGAGCTCTGCCTACTACGTTCTTTTCTCGGCTGAAGCGACCTCTGAGATCCAGGCTATCGCTGGCGAGGTATCGTCTTTTCTTGCAGACTTTTCGAGCGATCTCTTCCTTGACGCGAAACTGTTTGAACGAGTAAAGGCCGTTAAAGAGACGGAGGCCGGCGTCGATACGGCCGAGAAACATCGTCTGCTCGATCTCACATATCGTAACTACAGACGGAACGGGGCGCTGCTCTCTGAAGAAAAGAAAGAGAAGCTGCGCGGCATCGACCGTGAGCTTTCACAGCTCGCTCCGGTTTTCTCGGAGCATGTGCTTCGCGCGACCAACGCGTTTACACTGTATCTTGAGCGAGACGATCAGGTGGACGGTCTACCTGAAACGGTTCTCGAACAGGCAGCAGCGCGTGCAAATAAAGAGGGTAAGCAGGGCTGGGTGTTCACACTGCAGTATCCCGACTATATGCCGTTCATGACTTACTGCAAAGATCGTTCTTTGCGCGAAACGATGTACAGGGCCTTTCGGGGGCGCGGCCTTGATGCCGCTACGGATAATCGTCCCGTTATCAAAGACATTCTGCGATTGAGGCATGAGCGAGCGACGCTGCTCGGTTTTGAGACGCATGCCGATTACGTACTCGAGGAGCGGATGGCTGGTAACCGGCAGACGGTGACGGACTTCCTTGAAGATCTACTCGTAAAGGTGCATCCGGCGGCGCAGAAGGAGCTTGAAGAGTTGCGCCATTTTGCGGCGGCAAAGGGCTGTGATGACCTGCAACCCTGGGACCTGCGCTATTTTTCGGAGCAACTGAAAAAAGAGCGCTATGATTTCGATCAGGAGAGCCTTCGTGTCTACTTCCCTCTTGATAAAGTCCTGGACGGCCTCTTCGAGGTGGCCCGTCGACTGTACGGTCTCTCTCTGAAAGAGAGAACCGATGTTCCTGTATATCATGAAGAAGTGCGTGTGTTCGAAGTATCCGATGGCTCGGAACAGGTCGGCCTTTTTTACATGGATCTTTTTCCGCGCGAGACGAAGAAGAGCGGAGCATGGATGACTTCGATTCGTGAGCAGGGGTTGTGCCGCGGAAAGGTCGAGCGACCGCATGTTGGTATCGTTTGCAACTTCACGCGATCTTCTCAGTCAAAGCCCTCTCTGCTAACGCTGGATGAAGTGCGCACGCTCTATCATGAATTCGGGCATGCCCTTCATGGTCTGCTGTCAAATGTCATCTACAGAAGCCTTGCGGGCACGAATGTCTACTGGGATTTTGTGGAGCTGCCGTCACAGATCATGGAGAACTGGACGAGGGAGCGTGAGGCCCTTGACATCTTCGCGCGACATTATGAAACCGACGAGGCGATACCCTCCGATCTTCTCAAGCGCTTGAAAGCAGCGGAGACCTTCCAGGCCGGGATGCAGTTCCTCACACAGCTGAACTATGGGCTGCTCGATATGGCCTACCATACGACGCCACCGGGCATGGTATCGGACATCCAGTCCTTTGAAACGCAGGCAACGCAGCGTTCGACGATCCTGCCCGATCCCGAGGGCCTGTGCATCTCAACCGGTTTCAGTCATATCTTCGCCGGTGGTTATTCAGCCGGATATTATTCCTATAAGTGGGCCGAGGTGCTTGAAGCCGATGCCTTTGAGCTTTTTCGCGAGAAGGGCATCTTTGATGCCGGGACGGCCAGAGCCTTCCGGCAGAATATCCTGGAACGCGGCAACAGCGAGCATCCGATGGATTTGTATATTCGCTTCCGCGGAAGAGCTCCCGATCCTGACGCCCTGTTGCGCCGCGATGGACTGGTGGCCTGA
- a CDS encoding SGNH/GDSL hydrolase family protein, with protein MSSELWKFLKSPVCYIPAGFILALELFLQTGLYRSVLKPESFAFNVNRIRTVVKGTSYKPNVLILGTSVAYQGLLVPDLNKAAGDSGLRFQSAATQAAMVETQHAVLRDLAPAMPEVRWIIHVAEVNFPYQSRHELEPANRSMLAQFPRAETLQLLREHQFTLTPRDYAFFYLRTLTYQGDMRDFFLNPPRRLKSLARQKKKEVPDVVYLNQNLYAISAYGRNPEECEKNAISGVPFIDADGKQVTDEPHRTAVLDTCRMALDDPRAKPGENTWRTLFFLRLKNLHAEARKHNLKLVTVFAPYSEMVTPARDPDRIRVWQEELAKEGFYPSIIDLRTTLDGPDNLNLFYDTIHLNRQGAERFTGIFYTAVEQFLRKEDPELFRKEPGAER; from the coding sequence GTGTCATCGGAATTGTGGAAATTCCTCAAAAGTCCGGTTTGCTATATTCCGGCAGGTTTTATTCTCGCCCTTGAGCTGTTTTTACAAACCGGTCTGTACCGCTCCGTATTAAAACCGGAATCCTTCGCCTTCAACGTCAATCGCATCCGCACGGTTGTGAAAGGAACATCGTATAAGCCGAACGTCCTCATCCTGGGGACGTCCGTTGCCTATCAGGGTCTGCTTGTTCCCGATCTGAATAAGGCCGCCGGCGATAGCGGACTGCGTTTTCAGAGCGCGGCTACTCAGGCGGCGATGGTGGAAACGCAACATGCCGTTCTGCGAGATCTCGCTCCGGCCATGCCCGAAGTGCGGTGGATCATCCATGTCGCAGAGGTGAACTTTCCCTACCAGTCACGCCATGAGCTTGAGCCCGCCAACCGTAGCATGCTCGCTCAGTTTCCGCGAGCAGAAACTCTTCAACTGCTAAGAGAGCATCAATTCACGTTGACTCCGCGCGACTATGCCTTCTTTTATCTGCGCACGCTGACCTACCAGGGCGATATGCGCGACTTTTTTCTCAACCCGCCGCGCCGCCTCAAATCGCTCGCGCGACAGAAAAAGAAAGAAGTGCCCGACGTCGTTTATCTGAATCAGAACCTCTATGCCATCTCTGCTTACGGTCGCAATCCAGAGGAATGCGAAAAGAACGCCATCAGCGGCGTGCCATTTATCGATGCGGATGGGAAGCAGGTTACCGACGAGCCGCACCGCACGGCCGTGCTCGACACGTGCAGAATGGCGCTTGATGATCCGCGAGCGAAACCGGGCGAAAATACATGGAGAACACTTTTCTTCCTGCGACTGAAAAATCTGCATGCGGAGGCGCGAAAGCATAACCTCAAGCTTGTAACCGTATTCGCTCCTTATTCTGAAATGGTAACACCGGCGCGCGACCCGGACCGCATCAGGGTGTGGCAGGAAGAGCTGGCAAAAGAGGGATTTTATCCGTCCATTATCGATCTACGCACGACCCTCGACGGACCGGATAACCTTAACCTTTTCTACGATACCATCCACCTGAATCGCCAGGGGGCGGAACGCTTCACGGGCATCTTCTATACGGCCGTCGAACAATTTCTACGTAAAGAAGACCCGGAGTTGTTTCGAAAAGAACCGGGAGCAGAGCGTTGA